One window from the genome of Nicotiana sylvestris chromosome 9, ASM39365v2, whole genome shotgun sequence encodes:
- the LOC104221118 gene encoding uncharacterized protein isoform X1, which translates to MTVSQYDSRFSELARHAIWMVPTDCERIRGFVDGLNYHLRILMTRERVLGATFEEVVDIAREIETVRRQGREETEAKKPRGSGSYSGASLRGQFQHGRGRSFRHAQSARPEYRGASLGHGHHGSQRVQSSLSALPAQSSFHAPSVQGSSMPSASAGHSGVRGSLQSPSPAPGSCYECGEFGHVWRQCPRRMAGSSQQRGQPSTTTPVTSPPAQPARGGGHAARGLPRGGGRSGGGQARFYALPGRPDAIVSDVVITGISESALER; encoded by the exons atgactgtgtcacagtatgattcgaggttttctgagttggcccgtcatgccatttggatggttccgacagattgTGAGAGGATCAGgggatttgttgatggccttaactatcacctccgtattcttatgacccgagagagggtgttgggtgctacgttcgaggaggtggtcgatattgctcgcgagattgagacagTTCGCCGTCAGGGTCGAGAGGAGAcggaggccaagaagcctcgaggatctggcagttatagtggtgcttctttgaggggccagtttcagcatggtagaggccgttctttcaggcatgctcagtcagcccgcccagagtatcgcggggcatctttgggtcatggtcatcatggatctcagcgggtccagtcatcactcagtgcccttccagcccagagttcatttCATGCCCCgtcagttcagggttcttctatgccgagtgcatcagctggtcactccggtgtaaggggttcccttcagtccccttctccagcacctgggagttgttatgagtgtggagagtttggacatgtgtggaggcaatgtcctcgtcgTATGGctggttcatctcagcagaggggtcagccctcgactactactccagttacctcaccacccgcccagccagctaggggtggaggtcatgcagctaggggtctccctagagggggaggtcgatcagggggcggtcaggcccgtttctatgcacttcctggcaggccagatgctattgtttcagatgttgtcattacag GTATATCAGAGTCCGCActtgagcgctga